A DNA window from Chlamydia felis Fe/C-56 contains the following coding sequences:
- a CDS encoding uroporphyrinogen-III synthase — protein sequence MTVYLGLNQQTARKYRALFAPILEIVPFARSSPQLRHAYLYLEKTSHILLTSPSSTSLFFSRMKKKFSRKTLRNKHYLCLGKITAHRLARCLPKAPYSLAATETGEGVLPMISSLPKEARILYPHSALSRPIIKNFLTQENRYFFAYPHYSIRERRLSPQIFDHCTRVILTSPSGVRAYAKLFPVLPDRQHFCQGPITLKEFQKIYNHSGDLLP from the coding sequence CTAGGAAATACCGCGCTCTTTTTGCTCCGATTCTTGAAATTGTTCCCTTTGCAAGAAGTTCCCCCCAACTACGCCATGCTTATCTCTACTTAGAGAAGACTTCGCATATTTTACTTACTAGCCCCTCTTCAACCTCCCTGTTCTTCTCCAGAATGAAGAAAAAATTCTCTAGAAAAACTTTGAGAAACAAACACTATCTATGTTTAGGGAAAATCACAGCTCATCGTCTCGCACGTTGCCTGCCTAAAGCCCCCTACTCTCTAGCCGCTACTGAAACAGGAGAGGGTGTTCTCCCCATGATTTCCTCTCTACCCAAAGAAGCGCGCATCCTTTATCCGCATTCCGCTTTATCGCGCCCCATAATTAAAAATTTTTTAACACAAGAAAACCGATATTTTTTTGCTTATCCACACTACAGTATTCGAGAGCGCCGGTTAAGTCCGCAAATATTCGATCACTGTACTCGAGTAATTTTAACCAGCCCTTCAGGAGTCAGAGCTTACGCAAAACTCTTCCCTGTACTCCCGGACAGACAACATTTCTGCCAAGGCCCCATCACCCTTAAAGAATTTCAAAAAATTTATAATCATTCTGGAGATCTGCTTCCATAA